TTACTGTTCCAGTCTTCACGTGAAAGGAAGAAAGCAAAATAGTCTTTGTTCCCCTCTGCTGTGATTAGGGTTTGCGTGTCCTTTTCCTTTGAAAAGCCAAGCTTGTGGTGAAGGTAAAGGACTTTTGGATTGCTGCAAAGTACCCGGCTGCGAATACCTTCAAGCCCCAACTTATCAAAGCCTAGGTGCAATGCTTCCGATAACAGCGTAAAGCCAGTGCCTGAGGGCGCTTCAGGGGATTTATAAAACCCCCATTCTGCGGTGTTTGATTGTCTTTCAATCTCTGTGAAAGAGACCATGCCAACCGGCGTTCCCTCAGCGTGCGCAATAAAAAACTGTCTCGTGGCGTCAGTTGAAGCTTTGGCAAACCAGCGCTCATGCTCCTCAGCACTGATTTCATGTTGGGTGAACATCATCTCGCGAACGCCAGGGTCATTTCGCCAACCTCGAACCATGGGTAAATCTCTGGTCGTCATGGGGCGGAATATCATCTGATTATTCGTCTCTGACGGGCAATAACTCTCCATGACTTCGACTACACGCTGCGCACCATTGCCATCGATATCTGATTTTTCCAAGCGATAAGGCAAAGTCTTCCAATGGTCAGCCAACCACTTCAGCTCATTGGCGTAATCGTGCTCGGTGGTTTTATCGCTGACACCAAGGTAACGATAGAGGCCGCTTGCCCCAAGGTGTTCGGCCATTTGACGTTGGTTCTCTGCCACGGAAACGAGGGTTCCCGGCACACCGAGACTCGCGCGTTCAATCGCGCTGACACCCGCGCCGCCAAAAGCATATCTGCAGGCGGCAAGCTCAGCTTCGTAGTCGGGAAGGTTTTCAGAAAGCGTCACGAACTCCGGTAAAGGCAGCGACGCAATGTCGTCTTTCCTTGGGTTCGCCAATCCGTGCACGACATGAAGACGGAAAGGGAGTGAATCGAAGTGTCTGCTGGCGTTCAGAAGCTTAATGCATTCGCCACTTGGGTCAGTGCCACTGAAAAAAGCCAGTACCACATTCTTTAGTGCTGGAGGCTGCTGGCGAAGCTCGGAAAAGCGTGGACGTAGCAGGCCAAACTTTGGTCCCAGAAGTTGAGTACATTCCTTGGGCACAACCTGATGATAGCGGTTTTCAAAATCCGGCCACGGGTTGTGGTCCAAGAGCACATCACACTTGTGTTCACGGTTAGCCAGATCGTCGATGGTAAAGATTCTGGCACCCGATGTACGCATCAAGTCTTGCCACTCACGGTCGAGCGCATAATGATCCATAAC
The nucleotide sequence above comes from Grimontia kaedaensis. Encoded proteins:
- the pseG gene encoding UDP-2,4-diacetamido-2,4,6-trideoxy-beta-L-altropyranose hydrolase, with the protein product MKVAIRADASSQIGTGHIMRCLVLAKKLIQHGHDVVLLSRPLTGNLIDYSKAQGVDVISLKTIQETFLPDAGDYKHWLGVTQEADANESLAALEGFQPDWIVMDHYALDREWQDLMRTSGARIFTIDDLANREHKCDVLLDHNPWPDFENRYHQVVPKECTQLLGPKFGLLRPRFSELRQQPPALKNVVLAFFSGTDPSGECIKLLNASRHFDSLPFRLHVVHGLANPRKDDIASLPLPEFVTLSENLPDYEAELAACRYAFGGAGVSAIERASLGVPGTLVSVAENQRQMAEHLGASGLYRYLGVSDKTTEHDYANELKWLADHWKTLPYRLEKSDIDGNGAQRVVEVMESYCPSETNNQMIFRPMTTRDLPMVRGWRNDPGVREMMFTQHEISAEEHERWFAKASTDATRQFFIAHAEGTPVGMVSFTEIERQSNTAEWGFYKSPEAPSGTGFTLLSEALHLGFDKLGLEGIRSRVLCSNPKVLYLHHKLGFSKEKDTQTLITAEGNKDYFAFFLSREDWNSNTAS